From a single Gimesia fumaroli genomic region:
- the ppk2 gene encoding polyphosphate kinase 2: MSSQSGKKSQDPALLPVTYHLKLPRDIVPEEIQQKVTSAEKGHVLCDTYPYRTKLSRKKYEREIKPLQIELLKLQKWVQLNGERIVILFEGRDAAGKGGTIKRFMEHLNPRDARVVALPKPTETERGQWYFQRYIQHLPTKGELVFFDRSWYNRGVVEPVMGFCRPTEHHTFLREAPQLENMLVNSGIHLFKLWFSVSREEQFRRFKARETDQLKQWKLSPIDIKGLGLWDEYTKAQNAMFMATDTKACPWTVIRSDDKKRARLNCLRYVLNHLNYPNKDEALVEDFDSQIIGPKEVIYDTSEW, translated from the coding sequence ATGAGTTCTCAGTCTGGAAAAAAATCACAAGACCCTGCACTGTTGCCAGTGACCTATCACCTGAAACTCCCCAGAGATATTGTGCCAGAGGAAATCCAGCAGAAAGTAACGTCTGCAGAGAAAGGCCACGTTCTATGCGATACCTATCCTTACCGGACCAAACTGAGTCGCAAGAAGTATGAACGGGAAATCAAACCATTACAAATCGAACTATTAAAGTTACAAAAATGGGTACAGTTAAATGGCGAACGCATCGTCATCCTGTTTGAAGGACGCGACGCGGCTGGTAAGGGAGGTACCATCAAACGCTTCATGGAGCATCTGAATCCACGGGATGCCCGGGTTGTCGCGTTACCCAAACCAACGGAAACCGAACGGGGGCAATGGTACTTTCAGCGTTACATTCAACACTTGCCGACCAAAGGGGAACTCGTTTTTTTCGATCGCTCCTGGTATAACCGCGGTGTAGTGGAACCAGTCATGGGTTTTTGCCGACCTACCGAGCACCATACATTTCTCCGCGAAGCACCGCAGTTAGAAAATATGCTGGTCAATTCCGGGATTCATCTGTTTAAACTCTGGTTCTCAGTCAGCCGAGAGGAACAGTTCCGCCGGTTCAAAGCGCGCGAGACCGATCAATTAAAGCAATGGAAACTCAGTCCGATAGACATCAAAGGGCTTGGACTCTGGGACGAATACACCAAGGCTCAGAATGCGATGTTCATGGCCACCGACACCAAAGCCTGCCCTTGGACGGTGATTCGATCAGATGATAAAAAACGTGCTCGCCTGAACTGCCTGCGGTATGTCTTGAATCACCTCAATTATCCCAACAAAGATGAGGCACTGGTCGAAGATTTTGACTCACAAATCATTGGCCCCAAAGAAGTGATTTACGATACCAGTGAATGGTGA
- a CDS encoding dual specificity protein phosphatase family protein, giving the protein MNTPDQESVVELTDAPTKNKKYLKISIAVCVMIGAGVLFWEEFLEDRLVAKRWGVVEPGKIYRSGQVSSYLIEPMLRENKIEKVIALNGSDLNKPYLKSEVETARKLKIDHQVLHLIGDGTGDVEDYAEAVAEIMRCEKAGKPVLVHCAAGAQRTGGVVAAYRMLVQKKTPEEAYHELLQYDWKPKKDQALIDYLNQNLATLSKLLEQKIEWYEPPETIPVIGK; this is encoded by the coding sequence ATGAATACTCCTGATCAAGAATCCGTCGTCGAACTGACTGACGCGCCTACCAAGAATAAGAAATATCTCAAAATCTCTATCGCCGTCTGCGTCATGATTGGTGCCGGTGTTTTGTTCTGGGAGGAGTTTCTGGAGGATCGTCTGGTCGCCAAACGCTGGGGCGTGGTGGAACCGGGCAAAATCTACCGCAGCGGTCAGGTCTCCAGCTACCTGATAGAACCGATGCTCCGTGAGAATAAAATCGAAAAAGTGATCGCCTTAAACGGAAGCGACTTAAACAAACCTTATCTCAAGTCTGAAGTCGAAACGGCACGGAAGCTGAAGATTGACCATCAGGTATTACATCTAATTGGTGATGGTACGGGCGATGTCGAAGACTATGCCGAGGCCGTTGCAGAAATCATGCGTTGTGAGAAAGCAGGTAAGCCCGTTCTCGTGCACTGTGCTGCAGGAGCCCAGCGGACAGGCGGGGTCGTAGCCGCGTATCGCATGCTGGTTCAGAAAAAGACTCCCGAAGAAGCATACCACGAACTATTACAATATGACTGGAAGCCTAAAAAAGATCAGGCGCTCATAGATTATCTCAATCAAAACCTGGCCACGCTTTCCAAACTGCTGGAACAGAAAATCGAATGGTATGAACCGCCGGAAACGATTCCCGTCATCGGCAAGTAA
- the tatC gene encoding twin-arginine translocase subunit TatC — protein MKPHSHDLFDESTMSFGDHLEALRVHLWKALIGLAICVVGALFIGHKIVAVVRAPIDAALKEYNLDPRTEENSEEKQQKTVAELIASLNSRQEHTAESKALQEILLDYQHRIDNLEEKMSEPVTLAVQEAFTTIYLKVSFVAGLVFASPWVIYQIWQFVAAGLYPHERKYVYVYLPISIFLFLGGALFCFYAVFPFVLNFLLGFNKLLGVNPQIRLSEWISFAITLPLMFGLSFQLPLIMLFLERISIFTVKDYHEKRRMAVLIISVISMLMTPADPMSMVLMMMPLIMLYELGILMCKYFPSANASPFETA, from the coding sequence ATGAAACCACATTCCCACGATCTATTTGATGAATCCACCATGAGTTTCGGGGATCACCTCGAAGCCCTTCGCGTTCACTTGTGGAAAGCGCTGATCGGCCTTGCCATCTGCGTTGTAGGCGCTTTATTCATCGGCCATAAAATTGTCGCTGTTGTCCGTGCTCCCATTGATGCGGCTCTTAAAGAATACAATCTGGATCCCCGCACGGAAGAAAATTCAGAAGAGAAACAGCAAAAGACCGTTGCAGAGTTGATTGCCAGCCTCAACAGTCGACAGGAACACACAGCCGAGTCGAAAGCATTGCAAGAAATCCTGCTGGATTATCAGCACCGGATTGATAATCTGGAAGAAAAGATGTCAGAGCCGGTCACGCTGGCTGTGCAGGAAGCATTTACCACGATCTACCTGAAAGTCTCTTTCGTCGCCGGCCTGGTATTTGCCAGTCCCTGGGTCATCTATCAGATCTGGCAGTTTGTGGCAGCCGGACTCTACCCGCACGAACGAAAATATGTCTATGTCTATCTCCCCATCAGTATTTTCCTGTTCCTGGGAGGGGCACTATTCTGTTTTTATGCCGTGTTCCCCTTTGTGCTCAACTTCCTGCTGGGCTTTAACAAACTACTCGGCGTGAATCCCCAGATTCGGCTCTCTGAATGGATCAGCTTTGCGATCACGCTGCCGTTGATGTTCGGTCTCAGCTTCCAGTTGCCGCTGATCATGTTATTCCTGGAACGCATTTCGATATTTACCGTGAAAGATTATCACGAAAAACGTCGAATGGCGGTTTTGATCATCTCGGTCATCTCCATGCTGATGACCCCCGCCGATCCCATGAGTATGGTCCTGATGATGATGCCGCTGATCATGCTGTACGAACTCGGGATTCTGATGTGCAAATATTTCCCGAGTGCCAACGCCAGCCCATTTGAGACAGCTTAA
- a CDS encoding MJ0042-type zinc finger domain-containing protein, which yields MPIKVRCKECDASFSVKDEAAGKRVRCKKCSAPVKVPSGQPKKKRRSKSDSADTDDFLASFDIDKIEDKESKICPRCGYDVDEEDIECANCGVDLSTGRMSEATRRKRKRKGPTVEEFYSKSWGDAYRFLGNHKGLAIKTAIYSVIASCLFFGAIFMMLWCHRTPPRAFWGFIAFVSIMAIPGWIWFIQTEVVRFALQKKDKLKRINFDFFLCSALGIKFIFWAILFSLPAQAIFGSLGFYYIANGSTPVGAILIAIGFLPTFFMFPLAIPHMTMADSSPGWLLHKLGKIFLTLFKPALFWCFVFVITNLPVIGCLAGIGAVYGNDLNKFFSNVRYNSSIARDNSEKEYAEENKIKDFVAGPMVGKTPAELNPKVLIVPSVLWLLACIFYAPAMIYNARVNGLLAVHCKPDLGLITKTQETKYVSKAEREKSGPTTARWKFATIGVAVGSGVGMGLYFLIPMLPEILLFVLLGITSLTILGCFGTTLVKINQEDGAGQCALGFFISLYAYGKGWAYAEHDRDMGPVMLTWTMSLIAGNILYLGMAQHGIIEDEAIPPAANAPADVPADEAAP from the coding sequence ATGCCCATTAAGGTTCGCTGTAAAGAATGTGATGCTTCATTTTCCGTTAAAGATGAGGCAGCAGGTAAACGGGTTCGCTGTAAAAAATGCAGCGCCCCAGTCAAAGTTCCCTCAGGCCAACCTAAAAAGAAACGTCGTTCCAAGAGTGATTCTGCCGACACCGATGATTTCTTAGCCAGTTTTGACATCGACAAGATCGAAGACAAAGAATCAAAAATCTGTCCCCGATGTGGATACGATGTCGACGAGGAAGATATCGAATGTGCCAACTGTGGAGTCGACTTGAGCACAGGGCGCATGAGCGAAGCAACGCGCCGAAAACGAAAACGAAAAGGTCCTACAGTTGAAGAATTCTACTCAAAATCCTGGGGAGATGCCTACCGTTTTCTGGGAAATCATAAAGGGCTTGCGATTAAGACGGCCATCTATTCTGTGATCGCCAGCTGCCTGTTTTTTGGGGCGATCTTTATGATGCTCTGGTGCCATCGCACGCCGCCGCGCGCGTTCTGGGGCTTTATTGCTTTCGTGTCGATTATGGCAATTCCAGGCTGGATCTGGTTTATCCAGACTGAAGTCGTCCGTTTCGCTTTACAGAAAAAAGATAAACTGAAGCGAATCAATTTCGACTTTTTTCTCTGCTCTGCCCTGGGAATTAAATTCATTTTCTGGGCAATTCTATTCAGCCTGCCTGCGCAAGCGATCTTTGGCTCGCTGGGCTTCTACTATATTGCAAACGGTTCGACGCCCGTCGGTGCGATCTTAATCGCCATTGGTTTTCTGCCAACCTTTTTCATGTTTCCCCTCGCGATACCACACATGACAATGGCAGATTCTTCACCCGGCTGGTTGCTACACAAGCTGGGAAAAATTTTTCTGACGCTATTTAAACCCGCACTCTTCTGGTGCTTCGTGTTTGTGATCACAAACCTGCCTGTGATCGGCTGTTTGGCAGGCATCGGTGCTGTCTATGGGAATGACCTGAATAAATTCTTCTCGAACGTCCGATACAATTCGTCAATTGCACGCGATAATTCGGAGAAGGAATACGCAGAAGAAAACAAGATTAAAGACTTTGTGGCAGGGCCCATGGTTGGCAAGACTCCCGCCGAACTGAACCCGAAAGTTCTGATCGTCCCTTCGGTACTCTGGCTACTTGCCTGCATCTTCTATGCACCGGCGATGATTTATAATGCACGAGTGAATGGCTTGCTGGCCGTTCACTGTAAACCAGACCTGGGACTGATTACCAAAACCCAAGAAACAAAGTACGTCTCCAAGGCAGAGCGAGAAAAGAGCGGCCCCACTACAGCTCGCTGGAAATTCGCCACGATTGGCGTCGCTGTAGGCTCAGGCGTAGGAATGGGGCTCTATTTCCTTATCCCCATGCTACCAGAAATTCTCCTGTTCGTTCTGCTTGGCATTACTTCCTTAACAATCCTGGGATGCTTTGGAACGACACTTGTTAAGATTAACCAGGAAGACGGGGCAGGCCAGTGTGCCCTTGGCTTCTTTATCTCACTCTATGCTTACGGAAAAGGCTGGGCTTATGCTGAACATGACAGGGATATGGGGCCAGTCATGCTCACTTGGACGATGTCTCTGATTGCTGGCAATATTTTATATCTGGGAATGGCCCAGCATGGAATTATTGAGGATGAGGCAATTCCTCCCGCCGCAAACGCTCCTGCCGATGTCCCAGCAGATGAAGCCGCTCCCTAA
- a CDS encoding tetratricopeptide repeat protein yields MSEPNEAPFPSNEIPTLAHRVKWAHELTLQGKRNEARALFYAPEIEALEWERCLHLGQFLLETGHASEAIEQLSITLDYAHQQQENLLRSVVCHNLAIAYRKLGYFELAAQFQQYSIAWGDLRSADHLTLEQEVDQLSDDAACDLTGRANDAIIQGDYQLAEQLLNISLAREILYGSPDAQAADWGNLGIIHGLQGNHARAISYLWKAYLLHKQTSNLSAMGQDLVHLAEIFWAIGRFQRATRCLSRSIRYFSLCDQMDNEQSASARLHELQRLLQVKLHNPLLN; encoded by the coding sequence GTGTCTGAACCAAATGAGGCCCCCTTCCCATCCAATGAGATTCCAACCTTGGCGCACCGCGTAAAATGGGCGCATGAATTGACATTACAGGGAAAAAGAAACGAGGCACGCGCCTTGTTCTACGCTCCGGAAATTGAAGCACTTGAATGGGAACGCTGCCTGCACCTGGGCCAGTTTTTGCTGGAAACAGGGCATGCATCGGAGGCGATTGAACAACTCTCGATCACACTGGACTACGCACATCAACAGCAGGAAAACCTATTGCGTTCTGTCGTCTGCCACAATCTCGCAATCGCCTATCGCAAATTAGGATACTTTGAACTGGCAGCTCAATTCCAGCAATATTCCATTGCCTGGGGCGATTTACGATCAGCCGACCATCTCACACTAGAACAGGAAGTCGATCAACTCTCTGATGACGCCGCCTGTGATCTGACCGGGCGCGCTAATGATGCGATTATCCAAGGGGATTATCAACTGGCAGAACAACTACTGAACATTTCCCTCGCCCGGGAGATTCTTTATGGCAGCCCTGATGCCCAGGCAGCAGACTGGGGAAATCTGGGAATCATCCATGGTTTGCAGGGAAATCACGCACGAGCCATCAGCTATCTCTGGAAAGCCTACCTGCTGCACAAACAGACGTCAAATCTGTCAGCAATGGGACAGGATCTGGTTCATCTTGCGGAAATCTTCTGGGCAATAGGGCGTTTCCAACGTGCAACACGCTGCCTTTCGCGCTCAATTCGCTATTTTTCCCTCTGTGATCAGATGGATAATGAACAAAGTGCGTCTGCCCGCTTACACGAACTGCAGCGTCTGTTACAGGTCAAACTACATAACCCACTTCTGAACTAA
- the groES gene encoding co-chaperone GroES encodes MAKKAAKASKGARIVPLGDKVVLKREVAESTTAGGIVLPDSAQDKPQRGEVVAVGDGHVKSDGTKLPLTVKEGDRVIFSPYGGDEIKIGGEEYLLLRESDILATY; translated from the coding sequence ATGGCGAAGAAGGCTGCCAAGGCAAGTAAAGGCGCCCGGATTGTCCCTCTTGGTGACAAAGTCGTTCTGAAAAGAGAAGTCGCAGAATCAACCACCGCCGGTGGTATTGTTCTGCCTGATAGTGCACAGGACAAGCCACAGCGTGGTGAAGTTGTCGCGGTCGGAGATGGACATGTCAAATCAGATGGAACAAAGCTTCCATTAACTGTCAAAGAAGGGGATCGCGTGATTTTCAGCCCCTATGGCGGGGACGAAATTAAAATCGGCGGAGAAGAATACCTGTTGCTCCGCGAAAGTGACATTTTGGCAACTTATTAA
- the groL gene encoding chaperonin GroEL (60 kDa chaperone family; promotes refolding of misfolded polypeptides especially under stressful conditions; forms two stacked rings of heptamers to form a barrel-shaped 14mer; ends can be capped by GroES; misfolded proteins enter the barrel where they are refolded when GroES binds): MAKMIAFDQEAQEAMRRGISKLAKAVRVTLGPKGRNVILEKSFGSPTVTKDGVSVAREIELSDKFEDMGARMVREVASKTSDIAGDGTTTATIMAEAIYNEGLKSVVAGVSPIAMKRGMDKAVEDIVEKLQKMSIECKNKKAISQVGKVASNGDEEIGKILANAMEQVGKDGVITVEEGQSLQTSFEVVEGMQFDRGYLSPYFVTDPQSMSCDLEDAYVLVHEKKISNIKDLVPVLEKVVNAGKPLLIIAEDIEGEALSTLVINKLRGTFRCCAVKAPGYGDRRKAMLQDIAIMVGGQAIFEDLGIQLENLQLSDLGTAKKVSVDKDNATIIEGGGKGSEIKSRIEQIRRELENSTSDYDKEKLEERIAKLSGGVAQINVGAATESEMKEKKARVEDALHAVRAAVAEGILPGGGVALLRCSAACKPTGLSQEEKVGYEIILRACRAPLTSIANNAGDDGSVVCEKVSELEGNMGYNAATSKYEDLVKSGIIDPARVTRSALQNSASVSTLLLTSDALIAEKGKDDHDDDLH; this comes from the coding sequence ATGGCAAAGATGATTGCCTTCGATCAGGAAGCTCAGGAAGCAATGCGACGCGGTATCAGCAAACTGGCGAAAGCAGTTCGCGTGACCCTGGGCCCTAAAGGTCGTAATGTTATTCTGGAAAAGAGCTTTGGTTCCCCGACTGTTACTAAAGACGGTGTTTCTGTTGCCCGTGAAATCGAATTATCAGATAAGTTCGAAGACATGGGGGCCCGGATGGTTCGTGAAGTGGCCAGCAAAACTTCAGATATTGCCGGCGATGGAACTACAACTGCCACCATTATGGCAGAAGCGATCTACAATGAAGGTCTGAAATCGGTTGTTGCCGGCGTCAGCCCGATCGCAATGAAGCGAGGTATGGATAAAGCCGTCGAAGACATTGTGGAAAAGCTCCAGAAAATGTCGATTGAGTGCAAAAACAAAAAGGCGATTTCTCAGGTTGGAAAAGTGGCATCCAATGGCGACGAAGAAATCGGAAAGATCCTGGCAAATGCGATGGAGCAGGTTGGTAAAGATGGTGTGATTACCGTCGAAGAAGGCCAAAGCCTGCAGACCAGCTTCGAAGTCGTTGAAGGGATGCAGTTTGACCGCGGTTACCTCTCACCTTACTTCGTGACTGATCCTCAGAGCATGTCCTGTGATCTGGAAGATGCTTACGTTCTGGTTCACGAAAAGAAGATTTCCAACATTAAGGACCTGGTTCCTGTACTGGAAAAAGTCGTCAACGCTGGCAAACCGCTGTTGATTATCGCAGAAGATATCGAAGGGGAAGCCCTGTCGACTCTCGTGATCAATAAACTGCGTGGTACGTTCCGCTGCTGTGCTGTGAAGGCACCCGGTTATGGTGATCGTCGTAAAGCGATGCTCCAGGACATTGCCATTATGGTTGGTGGACAGGCAATCTTCGAAGATCTGGGAATTCAGCTTGAAAATCTTCAGCTTTCCGATCTCGGGACGGCTAAGAAAGTTTCGGTGGATAAAGACAACGCCACGATTATTGAAGGTGGTGGTAAAGGGAGTGAAATTAAATCCCGTATCGAACAGATTCGTCGTGAACTGGAAAATTCTACCAGCGATTACGATAAAGAAAAGCTGGAAGAGCGAATTGCAAAACTTTCTGGTGGTGTTGCACAAATTAACGTTGGTGCCGCAACTGAAAGTGAAATGAAAGAAAAGAAAGCACGCGTTGAAGACGCTTTGCACGCCGTTCGTGCTGCTGTTGCGGAAGGAATTCTTCCCGGTGGTGGTGTGGCTTTGCTTCGCTGTTCTGCAGCCTGCAAGCCAACTGGTCTTTCTCAGGAAGAAAAAGTAGGTTACGAGATTATTCTGCGTGCCTGCCGTGCTCCACTGACTTCCATCGCCAACAATGCCGGCGATGACGGCAGTGTCGTTTGCGAAAAGGTCTCTGAGCTTGAAGGCAACATGGGATACAATGCTGCGACTTCAAAGTACGAAGATCTAGTCAAAAGCGGTATCATCGATCCGGCTCGTGTAACACGCTCTGCTCTGCAGAATTCTGCCAGTGTTTCAACATTGCTGCTGACCAGCGATGCCCTGATTGCTGAAAAGGGTAAGGACGATCATGACGACGACCTGCACTAA
- a CDS encoding argininosuccinate synthase — protein MAREKVVLAYSGGLDTSVAVKWINEKYDMDVITYTCDLGQGRDVDGIKDKAIKTGAVEAVIEDTKNMFVDFFVWPSLMAGTMYEGKYPLATALGRPLIAHRMVEVAKEHGATAVAHGCTGKGNDQVRFDVSFQTLAPQLKIIAPVREWKWTRTEELQYAKDHGIEVEATKESIFSIDQNLWGRSVEAGVLEDPWVAPPKEAYKWTVAPEEAPDQPVEVVIEFEQGRPIAVDGKEMDGADLILHLNKIGGENGVGRIDHVENRLVGIKSREIYEAPAAVILHNAHRELEYLTLSRQALRFKTFISQTCSDIIYDGLWYSSFHQDLMGFVEKNQRFVSGTVRVSLYKGNHTVTGLKSEHSLYSPELATYEEGDQFPHETALGFIRIHGLAQQTQARQQLLKGEPSSKPTRIMPPSQSDKS, from the coding sequence GTGGCAAGAGAAAAAGTAGTTTTGGCTTACAGTGGCGGCCTGGATACTTCCGTGGCTGTTAAGTGGATCAATGAAAAATATGACATGGACGTGATCACTTATACCTGTGATCTCGGCCAGGGTCGCGATGTGGATGGAATCAAAGATAAAGCGATCAAAACTGGTGCCGTAGAAGCAGTCATCGAAGATACAAAAAACATGTTTGTGGATTTCTTCGTCTGGCCTTCACTGATGGCAGGGACCATGTATGAAGGCAAGTATCCACTGGCGACCGCACTCGGACGTCCTCTGATTGCACACCGCATGGTCGAAGTCGCCAAGGAGCATGGTGCGACAGCCGTGGCCCATGGTTGTACAGGAAAAGGTAACGATCAGGTTCGGTTTGATGTTTCCTTTCAAACCCTGGCACCGCAGCTGAAAATTATTGCTCCCGTGCGTGAATGGAAATGGACTCGAACGGAAGAATTACAGTACGCTAAAGACCATGGCATTGAAGTCGAAGCGACCAAAGAGAGCATCTTCAGTATCGACCAGAATCTGTGGGGACGTTCTGTGGAAGCCGGGGTTCTGGAAGACCCTTGGGTCGCACCTCCGAAAGAAGCTTACAAATGGACGGTTGCCCCGGAAGAGGCTCCCGATCAACCTGTAGAAGTGGTAATTGAATTCGAACAGGGACGTCCCATTGCCGTTGATGGTAAGGAAATGGACGGCGCAGATCTGATTCTGCATTTGAACAAAATTGGCGGAGAAAATGGCGTCGGACGAATCGACCATGTGGAAAACCGTCTGGTAGGGATCAAGAGCCGTGAAATTTATGAAGCCCCGGCTGCTGTGATTCTGCATAACGCACATCGTGAACTGGAATACCTGACGCTCAGCAGGCAGGCACTGCGATTCAAAACATTTATCAGCCAGACCTGTAGTGACATTATTTACGACGGTCTCTGGTATAGCTCTTTCCATCAGGATTTGATGGGATTTGTTGAAAAGAACCAGCGCTTTGTCTCTGGTACGGTGCGTGTCTCTCTGTATAAAGGAAACCACACAGTCACAGGCTTGAAGAGTGAGCACAGTCTCTACAGCCCGGAACTGGCGACGTATGAGGAAGGCGATCAGTTTCCTCATGAGACGGCACTCGGATTCATCCGGATTCATGGACTGGCACAGCAAACGCAGGCACGTCAACAGTTATTGAAAGGGGAGCCCAGTTCTAAACCAACTCGGATTATGCCTCCCAGTCAATCTGATAAATCCTGA
- a CDS encoding metallophosphoesterase family protein, giving the protein MMDQTTQKGRTFVIGDIHGCDVALGTILYHLELTRDDTFICLGDAVDRGPGTKHVIEILLDLKATCKFVMIKGNHEEMMLDGLNGGHWESTWLQHGGKEALDSYGGRYDLIPEEHRLFMVTALDYYQTETDIFVHATAVPGVPLEDLTPQELRWDRLKGDEEPDPSGRRIICGHTAQKSGKPLVFDGWVCLDTAAYRGNYLTAIDVHTNEMFQAKQNGKYRDGRTLKRYQMK; this is encoded by the coding sequence ATGATGGATCAAACGACACAGAAAGGACGGACATTTGTAATCGGAGATATTCACGGTTGCGATGTAGCGTTGGGAACCATTCTCTATCATCTCGAGTTAACTCGGGATGATACTTTTATCTGTCTGGGTGATGCTGTTGACCGCGGCCCAGGTACGAAGCATGTCATTGAAATTTTGCTCGATCTGAAGGCGACCTGCAAGTTTGTGATGATCAAGGGCAATCACGAAGAGATGATGCTTGATGGTCTGAATGGCGGTCATTGGGAGTCGACATGGTTGCAGCATGGCGGCAAGGAAGCCCTCGATTCGTATGGCGGCCGTTACGATCTGATTCCCGAAGAGCATCGCCTTTTTATGGTGACGGCTCTGGATTACTATCAGACGGAGACTGATATTTTTGTGCATGCGACGGCTGTTCCCGGCGTGCCGTTAGAAGATCTGACACCTCAGGAACTGCGCTGGGATCGTCTCAAAGGTGACGAAGAGCCTGATCCGTCCGGACGACGTATCATTTGTGGGCATACAGCCCAGAAATCAGGGAAGCCGCTGGTGTTCGATGGTTGGGTCTGTCTGGATACCGCCGCCTATCGCGGGAACTATTTGACCGCGATTGACGTACATACCAATGAAATGTTCCAGGCAAAGCAGAACGGGAAATATCGCGATGGTAGAACATTGAAACGCTACCAGATGAAGTAG
- a CDS encoding aldehyde dehydrogenase family protein: protein MKMFCAGQWQDTKETINVTNSFDQSIIDTVPKGSGEDIANAVSVLEQGARIMKAMTPYDRSLILQKAADLLLKRQDEFARTISLEVGKVLAESQVETNRSAEVIRLSGEEARRMTGEMIPLEGNAGGKNKVGFTLRVPCGVVAAITPFNFPLNLVCHKVGPAIAAGNAILIKPASDTPLSALKLTEILREAGLPPEAIACVTGPGGEIGRAICTDTRIRKISFTGSYEVGTKICEMAGMKRVTMELGSNSPVVIMDDADLEKATTAITMAGYANAGQVCISAQRILTSSAVKSDFVDLLKSKVEDLTTGNQLEDTTKIGPMVRESDAARVEEWVNEAVSQGARLVCGGQRQGAIYAPTILDETKPDMLVVKDEIFGPAIALSYFDDVNEAIAMANDTTYGLSAGIFTQDIDRAMKFARQVDSGNIHINWSSQWRADAMPYGGLKHSGTGKEGPKYAIQEMSEEKMVVMHLAD from the coding sequence ATGAAAATGTTTTGTGCTGGCCAATGGCAGGATACAAAAGAGACCATCAACGTCACGAATTCATTTGATCAATCGATCATAGATACCGTTCCCAAGGGCAGTGGTGAAGACATCGCCAATGCGGTTTCCGTGCTGGAACAGGGCGCCCGTATCATGAAAGCGATGACGCCCTATGATCGCAGTCTGATTTTGCAGAAAGCAGCCGACCTACTGCTAAAACGTCAAGATGAATTTGCCCGTACCATCAGCCTGGAAGTCGGCAAGGTTCTCGCAGAGAGCCAGGTCGAAACCAACCGTAGTGCCGAAGTGATTCGGTTGTCAGGTGAAGAAGCCCGTCGTATGACCGGCGAAATGATTCCCCTGGAAGGAAATGCCGGGGGTAAGAATAAAGTCGGTTTCACACTCCGTGTCCCCTGTGGGGTTGTGGCCGCGATTACTCCGTTCAACTTTCCGTTGAATCTGGTCTGCCATAAAGTCGGGCCCGCGATTGCTGCCGGGAATGCAATTTTGATTAAACCCGCCAGTGATACGCCACTCTCGGCTTTAAAACTCACGGAGATTCTGCGTGAAGCCGGCCTGCCTCCAGAAGCGATTGCCTGCGTCACTGGGCCGGGAGGAGAAATCGGACGCGCGATCTGCACCGATACCCGGATTCGGAAAATCAGTTTCACCGGCAGCTATGAAGTGGGGACCAAGATCTGCGAAATGGCTGGTATGAAACGGGTGACGATGGAACTGGGCAGTAACAGCCCGGTCGTGATCATGGACGATGCCGACCTCGAAAAAGCCACGACTGCCATTACGATGGCTGGATATGCCAATGCAGGTCAGGTTTGTATTTCGGCACAACGCATTCTGACTTCTTCTGCGGTGAAATCGGATTTTGTCGATCTTCTGAAGTCCAAAGTCGAGGATCTAACAACCGGCAATCAGCTGGAAGACACGACTAAAATAGGACCGATGGTTCGCGAATCAGATGCGGCCCGAGTAGAAGAGTGGGTCAATGAAGCCGTCAGTCAGGGCGCCCGACTAGTGTGTGGCGGCCAGCGGCAGGGCGCCATTTATGCCCCGACTATTCTGGATGAAACTAAGCCGGATATGCTGGTCGTTAAAGATGAAATTTTCGGTCCCGCCATCGCACTATCTTATTTCGATGATGTCAATGAAGCAATCGCGATGGCCAACGATACGACCTACGGACTTTCTGCCGGCATCTTTACCCAGGACATTGACCGTGCCATGAAATTCGCCCGGCAAGTCGACAGCGGAAACATTCACATTAACTGGTCCAGCCAGTGGCGCGCCGACGCAATGCCTTACGGTGGTTTAAAGCATAGCGGAACCGGTAAAGAAGGTCCCAAATATGCAATTCAGGAGATGAGCGAAGAAAAAATGGTTGTCATGCACTTGGCCGATTAA